The following nucleotide sequence is from Leucoraja erinacea ecotype New England chromosome 2, Leri_hhj_1, whole genome shotgun sequence.
CCATTTGTAATTGCTTCTCATGGAGACATTTAAAAGTTGTTCAATAaacttttatcattaaaaaaactaATCATTAATGGCCGAAAGCAAATGTAACCTGGCCCAATAAAAGTTAACCAACGTGCATGTAGGTGGTTCCCATCGGTTCAACCGATGTGTGAAGCAGGTCTTTTGAAGAACTGGTAGATGGTTTTGAGGAAGTGGCAGAAACaaatctagaaacaaggaactgtggatgctggtttacacaaaaggacacaggtgCTAgattcactcagcaggtcaagcagcatctctggagaacacggagaggtgacgttttgaccCGAtacatcatttatccatgttctccaggtaaaCAAGCATTTATGCTTGTTTAAAAAGTACTCTTTCTCATTTTCTCTGGCTGCAGTTTCTAATGTTTGTTTCTCTCTTGAATGAGAAATGGAGTCAAAGCCTTATCTTTATTAAGAATTGACCAAGGATATTGCTCGTTATGATGGCAGTTGGTGGTGGCTCTCAAACAATTCCAAATTTCTTGGCATATTCAGTGCATACATGTGCTCTATTCCAAACTACGCTGTAAGCCTGTGCATTATCTTATAAAGAGCCATAACGACTTAATGGcactagaaacaggcccttctgcccaccattaTGATATCCTTATATTTTGCTACAGTCTTCCTCCCCTACAATTTTAGCTATACAGGGTATGTTCTTCCTTTGTCCTGAAATGTTGATTTACACAGTTTTGAAGTCCATTTTCGAACATTAAATCCAAATTTGTGCAGATCTCACTTCTTAATCCCTTTCTGAACATTGCTGACATAGTCTAAATTTCCTTCTGTTACCTCTGAATTTCATCTTTGCTATCCTGAAATCTATAAACATATTAAAGACAAAAAATTCTACTAATTCCAAAACCTGTTATTTTAATACTTTTAAGTCCATGTAATTGTTTGGTGCAAGGATTActatgggtgtcagtggttattgggagagggagaagaatggggtaaagagggaaagatagatcagccatgtttgaatggcggagtagacatgatgggctgaatggcctaattctgcttctatcacttatgaacttatgaaggacTGGAACATTGATTAAACAAGTCTACATACGAGTTTTGAATTTGGTTTGGTTTGCCATGCAGTCATATCGAATAAGAGACAAGACATACATCTAAATAAAAAAtagacataaacatccaccacagcagctcgTATCTCATGTGACTTCAGAAATCTCACCTTACTTCATTGGCATGGGAAACCAAGAAGCTCTCCAAACTACCTTCAAATGCATAACCTGTCAACTTATATATAAAGAAATAATTTTTGGTTCTGTAGCTGTATTGACACAATTCCCTCAGTGTATATTTATTTGGAGATTGCCTCAGGAATCCTCAGGTTTATTTTTTAACACTTCTTTATCCCTTTGGAAGCAACATGGATTGAAGGCTTATTATATGTACAAATAGGAGTAAGAAGGAAAGGTCCTTTTGGCCAACCCATGTGATCATACAATATGAAccattgtttttctttatgttggCCCCATGGCATGTGAAGAACATCATTCATCGATGAGAAATACTATTATATGTACACTGTTGTATAATCTACCCGCTTCTATGTGCGGTTGTGCTCTtaataatgttattttttttaatttttgacaAAAATTCTTATTCAAATAAGTAATTAACTGTAATAATGTTGTCTATTTGCAAGACATGTACAAAACATTGCGGAGGTGTATTACAATTCTTATTTGATTAGTATGCCTGCTGCATAATGTGTCAGAGAATTAATTTTATTTCTGTTCATGTGTTGTGAAGTTGTGAAGATTTCCAGAATTGACATTGAAAAATTGTTGGACAAAAACGATGTTTAATATTAAATGCAGGTGCACAAGAGGTGAAAAAGGCTTAACTGACAATGGATTTCTTTTCAAATTTCTAGTGGCCCATTCGACATGGTATAGTTGAAGATTGGGATCTAATGGAAAGGTTTATGGAACATGTGATATTCAAATATCTGCGGGCAGAACCTGAAGATCATCACTTTTTAATGGTAGTAATACAGCTGGAATATTAGTATCCAATTATCATATTTTACTGTTCCTTTATGATTGCAGATGTTATGTGCACATTCTGTATTATTTCTAGCCATCGAGTGTTCAAGGAAGTAGCCAAGTGGACAATTCAATATTGGATCAAAGCTATGGAGGGGTTGAGGCAAGCTAGCCATAGAAAATTACCtaattatattaatatttatGAAATTAATTTGGTTTAAATTTATTTGTTCATGGGATGTAGATGCCAAGACTAGCATTATTGCTCATTTGCATTCGTTCAATGAACTGAATGTTTACTTGGCCATTTCAGAGTCAACTACTTTGATGGATCCGAAAACAAATGTTATCCATACTGTGTAAGATTGGCAGATTTATTTTCCTGTGGGGCATTAGTGATGttcttgcagcacacaaaaaaacaatgctgcaagaactcagcaggccacgcagcatctgtggagggaaatggacagataacattttgggttggaacccttcatcaTATAGCACTTTGTTTggtgcttaagattccagcatacacagtctctcgtgtctctcttttttaattccagatttatttgaatttaaattgctTAGTTGCAGCAGTTGGATTTAAACATCTCCGGATTAATGGTTCATATTGAATATTAGTGCAGTAATTTAACCACCAAATTTCTATACTGATATGTTTTGCCACAATCTGGTGTATTTTTTTGATTATGTTGCAAACTgtcagtcatagagccatagagccaTGCAGCAAGGAAACCAACCCTTTGGTCCAATtctgccatgctgaccaaggtgccccatctaaagtAATCCCATTTCCCCCTgtagaaacagagaactgcatatgctggtgaatacacaaaaggccacaaagtgctggaataactcagcaggtccggcagcatccctggagaacgtgaataggtgacGACTCGCGTCCAGAGCCCTGGCAGATCATACATTACCCACCAAATTGACCctcgggtccctattaaatctttttcttctcatcttgaacctatgtcctctggttcttgattctcctaccctggataaaagactgtgtattcaccttatctattcctttcatgattttatatacttttcaaaagatcatccctcagcctcttgcGCTCCAGGATAAATTTATCAAGTGGCAATTACACCCCCATCTTGATGTGGTAAAGCAGCTCCTGAATAATGCATGTTCCAGCTTGTCAAGCTGTGATGAAGATAAACTGAGCTCCAAAAGCATCCATATGAAAAGATAAAACAGATGCAGGTCATTCTGCTCCTTGCGCCAGTCCCACTGTTCATTTAGATCTTAATTGATCTGCAGCTTAACCTTATTGATCTACTTTTTATCCATAATGCCTTaaagaataaaacaaataattgaTCCCTGCCTTGGAAGCCACAATTTAACTGCAACCATTGCTTTTATGAATAGACTATGCAAGTCTGCATGTGCTAAAATCTACATTTCCCAAATGATCTGACTAGAATATCAAGGTCAAACCTTCATGTTCTAGATTCCTCACCATAATGTTTTTCTCACTATTAAAATCTAACCAATTTATCTCATTATTCTATTGATTCTACACGTCATCTCCTGTCTATTGCACCCATTTTGATAGCTGGCAATTGAAACTTAACACAATTTTTCATATGGAGCATTCTATGACAGGAACAAAGTCTTCGTATTTGTGCTGGAAATActtaggtcaggtagcatctgtggagagaaaaacgtTTATATATCAGGTGGTTGACTTTTCGTAAAAACTGgtgaaaatattaaaacatttccaTGAAAAACAACATTAAAAAGTATTTCTAGGAATCTTTGattttaatttcaaataaccAATATTTGCAACCTTTTGCTCTTTGATGTTACAAGTGGAGCCAGGCTCAAGATCAATAAGCCATGAAGTAGATTAATTAGTTCTTGGAGTCTATATTGCTCCGGTTTTCAAACCCCTATTGCATTTGTTGTCAAATGCATAAGTACGGTGAGGTTCAGGTATAATGAAAATCTAGCTTGCAGTAACATCACAGGCACATCGACTCAAACACATAAACAtaatttatacataaattacacctaGAATTCTGCAAGATTGTAAAATaagagatgataaaaaaaaacacatgataCAACTAGAAAGAATTAATGGTAGTATAAGTGGTGATCTGTAACATTCCATTAatagtactagagtaactcagcgggtcaggcagcatctctggagacaaaagattggtgacatttcgggttgggacccttcttcagattgaaagtaatcaggagaagagagaaagaagtgGAAGGGATGGGATTCTGATGGAAGGGATGAGCATTTCGGAGGAAAGATGGTGCGGGTCTATGATAGGTCAGATCAGGGATAGAGGAGGATGGAGATTGCTTCTCATGGAGATTTGAGGCTTAGTTGCGGGAGCTATATATTTGAAGTGAAGCCAGATGCGGGAGGGAGAGATACTGGGTCGAAACAAGGAAACTGTTGAAACTGTGTGTTtttttgctggtttacaaaaaaaaacagtgctggagtaactcagtgggacaggcagcatccctgaagaacatggattggtgatgttttggtttgggatccttcttcagaaaacaATGAGCTGCAGGGAGGGTATGGAAAGAAATTAGCACGTGAATAGCATTGGGAGCTACCTGAAATTGAGGAATTTAGTGTTGATGTCTTTGGTTTGTAGACTACCCAGTTAGAATATGAGGTACTATTTCTCTAATTTGAGTTTGGCCTCACTGTGGTAGTGGAGGAGACCGAGAAAAGAaaagtcagtgtgagaatggggaggggagttgaaaGGGTTTGCAACTGAGAGGTCAAGACAGACATTGCGGACAGAGCACGGGTCCTTGGAAAAGCTCTTATTCTTATAAGATTTCATAATTCTTAGCCCTTTGTTGTCTCTACATCATCTCCTAGCCTCCATCACTATCTCTACCCCTCCTCCGCCATTGGGCTCCACCTGCcatcaacccctcctcacctgaatcCACTTATTGCTTGCCAGCTCCTGCGtcacccctttctctctccactctttctACCAGCTATTTCCCCTTTCCAAGATCAGGGAATTGAGAGCTATGGATACTTTGCACAGAAGAGATGAGACCTGAGGCagttcagccaagatcatattgaatagtgttgTCGGCTTCAGGACCAGCTAGTCTACTGTTTCCAATTTCATGTGCTCCATGATATTGAAAACCAACTTGTATTTCTTTCTTTCATATATCTGTTGAATGCCCCCCCAGATTCAAAATGTTAATTGTTTTTCCTCAGATGTTGCTGACACTCACATTTTGTGCTttgatttgaaataaataatttgccTTGACCTCAGACATATAAATCTCTGATTTCAGTTTTCAATGTATAAATTTATTAGATGAACACCGTCGAACCTGCCACTAAAATTTGTATTTCCTTCATTTATTTCTGTTGTGGCTTAATTATTATGAATTGTTTTGTCAGTTTTGAAATTGCTTAAGGTACAAAAGAGTGGTAGCTGAAGATAAAGCAAATTGATATTATAATCCATTAATATGTTCTCACTCCACAATGataacaagggaattgaatgtgtGGGTTGAAGAACGTAGCTGGGCCAGAGGTCAGGGAACAGATTTAGGGAGCATGAAAGAAAGGGAAACTAAAGAACGATTATGGGGAAAATAGGAGAAATCTAAAGCAATGCAGAAGATTGCTGGTACTGATAAGTAAAGATAGATATTTAGTAAACCATATGATGGATTGTTGTTATTTAATAGCCATTGTTGTGATGTTTGTACCTGCATGAAGTATCTTTGTTCCAGATATCATCACAagctgatttttgttttgttataACTTTTCTCTACCTGTATTGCAGAAAGGTTTTGTGAAAGCTCCTGTTTTTATCCGTCGCTCAGTGACATTAAAGCTTGCCCAATTGGCCACCTTTTAACTTCGGATTCATTGACAATGAGTCTAATATTTAATCTGCCTTATTTATTCCCAATGCACCAGCAAAATGCACCAGTATCCCTCTGttcctttcctgtccaaatgcttttcagaagttgtcattgtatctgcctctactttctcctctggcagctctttccaaatactcaccatcctctgatcTCCTTTCAGTTTCTCCCTTTtccaaacctgtgccctctagttctggatTTCCCTATTGTGGAAGATTGATTCTGGATATCTTTAGATTATGGCCATAACGTATTATCAACATGCACTTCTCtgaggtttttgtccgtctccctacctgcttccactatctgcaacctctggcaaccacctgcaacctctgggaaccgcacggaaaccttgggtggggcgcaaagtctccagaggtttctgttcaggtttcctaagtgggacaggggcattacccacAATCCTAAGACActgagctacagtgccctccataatgtttaggacaaagacccatcatttatttatttgcctctgtactccccaatttgagatttgaaatagaaaaaaaaatcacatgtggttaaagcgcacattagggttagggtttattaaagggtatttttatacattttggtttcaccatgtagaaattacaactgtgtttgtacatagtcccccccctcctccccatttcaaggcaccataatgtttggaacacatggcttcacagatattttttattgctcaggtgtgtttaattgcctccttaatacaggtataagagagctctcagcacctagtctttcctccagtctttccatcacttttggaaacttttattgctgtttatcaacatgaggaccaaagttgtgccaatgaaagtcaaagaagccattatgagactgagaaacaaaaataaaactgttagagccaTCAGCCAGACCTTagccttaccaaaatcaactgtttggaacattattaagaagaaagagagcactggtgaacttactaacgcaaaaggactggcaggccaaggaagacctccacagctgatgacagaagaattctctctataataaagaaaaatccccaaacaccagtccgacaaatcagaaacacacttcaggtgtggatttgtcaatgaccactttccgcagaagacttcatgaacagaaatacagaggataCAATGCAAGatccaaaccactggttagcctcaaaaataggatggccaggttactatTTGCCATGAAGTACTTAAAATACCaagcacagttctggaaaaaggtcttgtgaacagatgagatgaagattaacttatatcagagtgatggcaagagcaaagtatggaggagagaagtatctgcccaagatccaaagcataccaccttatctgtgaaacacggtggttggggatgttatggcctgggcatgtatggctgctgaaggtactggctcacttctcttaattgatgatacaactgctgatggtagtagcataatgaattctgacgtgtatagacacatcctatttgctcaagttcaaacaaatgcctcaaaactcattggccggcggttcattcttcaGCAAGacgatgatcccaaacatactgctaaagcaacaaagaagttttttaaagctaaaaaattgtaaattcttaagtggccaagtcaatcactcgatctgaacccaattgagcatgccttttatatgctgaagagaaaacggaaggggactagctcccaaaacaggcataagctaaagatggctgcaatacaggcctggtagagcataaccagagaagacacccaacaacttgTGATGTCCATAAATTGCAGACCAAGCAggtattgcatgcaaaggatatgcaacaacatacaaaacatgactactttcatttacatgacattgtatcccaaacattacggtgccttgaaatggggggggactatgtataaacactgctgtagtttctacatgatgaaaccgaaatgtgtaaaaatggcctttattaaaatctgacaatgtgcattttaaccacatgtgattttttttcaattgcaaatctcaaattgtggagtacagaggcaaataaataaatgatgggtctttctccCAAACATGGAGGGCACTATGTGATCATAGAAGCAAAAATATTGAGCCACTGGTGGCAAGGTTTTAGGAGAAAGCAAGGCTGAAATTGTGAAAGAGAACTGGTAAACTTTTTGATTGAGGATGATATAAAATAATAGATATTAAACTCCACCATGTTAATTTCAATAACTGCCAGGCCTGGAAAGAGCAAAaaggcagaaacaaggaactgcagattctgggttaccaaggaaagactcaaaatattggagtaaatcagcggaacaggcagcgtccgtggaggacatagataggtgatgtttcggtcgggacccttcttcagaatgatttgggggagggaggggggggggtggggtttacAACCCaacgctatgaacattgaattctacaattttagataacctctaCAAAAcactcctcccccctttctccccttaaaCTTTCTCACCCCTGAAACCACCTCCTTTTTCTTGCCCTCCTGTGAGTCCTGGCTGACCTTgcacctatctctcccctcccatccccctacATTCCTAAACAATTCGCTCATTGTTAATCCTCAAGTTTCAAAATTAGCAACTCTAATCTTTTATGTCTCACATCTTGTgtgtttcatctctggcctttacccaaccatctgcctatcaatcccTCTTCGCCTGTGTTTACCGATGACCTGCCATGCGTTGTTCTTCCCCTTCACTCTTCTTGCtttcacccccctcccttccctcgcaatcagtctgaaaaaggattccTACCCaagatgtcctatccatgttctccagggacgctgcctggcctgctgagttactccggcactttgtgtttttccaaGGGCAAAAGCAATTTGGATATGTTTTGGAGCTGCAGCTTTGTTCTTGAATAAGATGGATGCTGGAAGACTCCTTCGGAACATCAGAATCAATATAGAAGGCTTGAGATTTTTAGAAGTTGGTTGTAGAAATGGAAAAAGGTATTCAGCACGAAGAAGAAAATGCAGTACATTTGTAATCAAAGGATATAATGAGATTAAAAATAGTAAGCATGAAGGACTATGTCGAGTCAGCTAAAGGAGTACTATTGAAGTCTTTTCAGAGGTGAAAGCACCCATTTCTTCAATGGAAGGCTTTGCATGTAAAGTTATTACTTTTTTGTTTTGCAGACAGAACCGCCTCTCAACACACCAGAGAACCGAGAGTATCTCGCTGAAATTATGTTTGAATCCTTTAATGTCCCAGGACTTTACATTGCAGTCCAGGTAAATAAAAAGCTTGCAAATAGCAAAGGTTGCATGGGCAGCGGCAGTCGCAGTCTGGGGCCAAATTCTTGACGTCAATCTCATCGGGGGAGCAGGGAATTGATTGCAGTCCATATTGCAATTTCTCACATTTCAATGGTTGGAAACTGTGGCATTGGCAGTAGCTCGGGAGCAGCTTGCTTGCCAGGTTTCTTGGCTGGATGGAGTGTTTGCATTTTGTATGCTGATTGATGGGGAGCCAACAAAGAAAAATAAGTTCTAGCAAGAAAGCAATATAGTTAACATTAAAAGTGTTTTTTCCCCCATCTTGATGCAATGTCCTCTGTGAATGTTGAGAAATTTAAGCCATCAGTTGGGTGGGTTGGGGTGGAGGGAGAACACACAATTAGAACGGTCACAAATGAAGAGGTATATTTTCATTTGAATTTGCCCTTGCACTTTTTAGTCAAATCTGGCTTATACAGATGGGGTGACAGGCTTCTTTCTCTGCTAATTATTATGGGTCAGTAGTTAAGGTTGATAAAAATCTCGACAGGCCAAATTTGATTTTTGGAGCACACCTCAACCTCACAACCTCAACCTGTCTGGAAATTTAAGGTGTTGGCCACATTCATCAATGGCAACGAAATAAGCCTATGAAATCCATTGAATGAGATGGTCCAATAAAATATTCCTATGTATTAATtagatatatatttttgttttattatgaATCAGACCTATtgaacagaaggtagacaaaaatgctggagaaactcagcgggtgaggcagcatctatggagcgaaggaacctcagcatttttgtcaaccttcgattttccagcatctgcttccttcttaaacataaaaataGGAGCAGCTTTCATATAATTCTTCATCTTGTGAGAATACAATTGAAACAGTTAAATGGAATATAGTATAAGAACCAATTTTTCTCTTTTGAGTATGATTTAGCCTTGCTCCTGTAATAAGAAATGGCATGGAACAAAGCTGTATGCCCCAATGTGCCTGCTTCCCCATTCATTTGTCTGAATTCACCTTTTCTGCTGATTACCCGCGCAACACTCACAGAGACATGGAATAAAGGAACGGGAGCAGGACATATGACTCTTTAGCCATACTCCTCTACCTCACCAACTTGTTTCTGCTGCCTGCCATACCTTTTGCTCCCCTTTCCATTCATAAATAGCACCCTCTCGATTGGATGCTGCTCTGATCCCTATCACTATCtgacaggccaggagaggccaatccccagCATCATTGTTAACAGCCGGGTATAATTCGCTGATATTGGTTTGTGAACCTTGTCAGCCTACTCCCTATTAAACCTAGTCATTCCAGCCGGAGGGGAAAGGGTGACAGAAGAAGCAGAAcagaaagaaggagaaagaagaggatgggagagaaagtgggagaaagTGGGGCACCTCCCTGCTAGCTGTGCACCCCGGTCGCAGGTTTGAGGAAGATTGAGCCACTGGAACAAACCCGAGACCACCATGTGATCAAGACTAGGTTGCCGGGAAGAAACCCTAGACAGCCAAAGTCCCTACTGAGGCTAAGACTGAGTGGCCGGGCCAAGCCTGAGATGCCAGACGCTCTTCCTGCCCATGGACAATGGGGGACTGCGCCTACACACAGAGGCAAAGGCTGAACCACCAGCATAATCCAGAGACCGCCAGAACTACctcttcaagcccaaagctgagccGACGGGATAAAGCTGAGAACGCCAGTGCCTCCTCTCGGGGCAGGGGTGAACTACAGGGAGAAACCTGAGATCGCTAGGTCTCCTCTTTCACGATCAGGACTGAACTGCCAGACAAGCTTGAGATCGGCAGACCCATTGCATATGTGCCCTGTCGGAGAGGGACAGCGCCCCCAtgtggtcctggactttcctaCCACTGTAAATAAATGACATACGTGAATTCACCCTACTGCGAGTGTTGGTGTGGTCACTGCCGAACCTGCCTCATCCCCTGTCACAACCTGAAAGCATTTCATGGCTTGGCTACCACTGCTTTCTGAGttagggaattccacaagttcaccacattttgtgtgaatttttttttttgcccgatTTAAATTCTAAATAATGTGCCTGTATCCTGGGATTCTTGTCTCTGGACTCTCCActtgtttcaagtcaagtcaagtcaagtcaagtttatttgtcacatacacatacgagatgtgcagtgaaatgaaagtggcaatgctcgcggacttttgtgagGACAATATGTTGGATAGTTCTGCTATTTTTTTGTTCCCCATTATAATTCTTACTCCGCTCTCCCTCATTCCTGATCGTAGGTTGCCTATGTTTCTCTACACTAAACTTTTTTTCTTCCCAATATGgagttttttttaatagatttaaGCTCTCTTTTAAACTATAATCTATCTTTCACCacacaatctatctttccctaaaTCATTCATTTTATTCTCTGCTCAATTCTTATCTGGTCTCAAACCTCAACCCTGCTGTTTTCTGTGGTAATTTCACATGCTTTCTCTTTGAACTGATCGGAtatgccgctgcaagtaagaatttcattgttcagattttgctatatatgacaattaaaaactctTGACTCATGAATTCAATACAATTTCTAATCTCTCATCAATCTTCTTGAACCTATTTCCTGACTTACTTTGTTATCATTCTTTAAATATTGACCATAGCTTGTACCTAAGCTATCTTGGCCAATTTATGACtcatatttaatgtttttttcagATGCATGGACCCTggtttcaatggacaataggtgtcaggagtaggccattcagcccttcgagacagcactgtcattcactttgatcatggctgatcatgcacatgttcctgccttctccccatatcccctgactccgctatatttaagagctctacctaactctctcttgaaaacatccagagaattggcctccactgccttctgaggcagagaattccacagattcacaaccctctgtatgaagaagttttttctcatctctgttcataccccttactcttaaactgtggcccctggttctggactcccccaacatcgggaacatatatcctgcctctagcgtgtccaaacccttaataatcttatatgtttcaataagataccctctcatcctaaattccagagtatacaagcccagccactccattctatcaacatatgacagtcccgccatccgggaattaaccttgtgtacctacgctgcactccctcaatagcaagaatatccttcctcaaattcgtagaccaaaactgcacacaatactccaggtgtggtctcactaaggccctgtacaactgcagaaggatctctttgctcatgTACTCAacctctcttgttatgaaggccaatatgccattctgCTTATATTTCTTCACTCTATCTAAAGATGAATTCTATCACATTGTGATCACTCTTATTTTCATGACAAAGTACAGCAAGAATGCTAATTATTTATTTCTCAATGTGTAATGCATCCAAAGTGTCCTTTTCTCTCATCTgctgattaaaaaaaactatcATGTTCACATTTCAGGAATTTTGTGCCTGCATTATTATTACGAATTTGCTTTGACCATTCTATACATAGATTAAATTCAACGTTGATCACCTTATTGTAAGGTGATCAGTGTCGCTTGCAATAAGGTTACCAGTTGTAAACTTATTGCGGACATCTCCAATTTTGTGTTCAATTCAATTTCCCACATAACAACAGATGACTAATAATACCGTATGGTGTGCTCCTCTTACTGGGTTCCACGTGATGACTTAACCACCCTCACCATTGCAATGATTTTTATCTTTACTAACACCGTtagcttttttttctttttggacGTCCTTCCTCAGTCTTGAATATGTCTAGATGATTAGTTTGCATCCTTGGTCATCCTGCAGCCATGTATCTGTGATAATTATAATATATTTCCTTTTATATACCTGTGCTGTTAATTCATTGAATTTATTGCAAATGCTctatgagcaaaaaacaaatatctggagaaactcattgagtcaggcagcatctgtggaa
It contains:
- the actr3b gene encoding actin-related protein 3B isoform X3, whose product is MAGYLPPCVIDCGTGYTKLGYAGNTEPQFIIPSCIAIKESAKVGDYAQRRLVRGVDDLDFYIGDDAVDKPTYATKWPIRHGIVEDWDLMERFMEHVIFKYLRAEPEDHHFLMTEPPLNTPENREYLAEIMFESFNVPGLYIAVQMHGPWFQWTIGVRSRPFSPSRQHCHSL